DNA from Chitinophaga pendula:
ATGCAGGTATGTTAAACCATCTGTATGCTAAGATTAACGACCTGGAACTGGACCATACAAGTCAGGTTGCTCAAACGGCATCATATACGTTCGATATCTCTGTATGGCAGATGTTTAGTGCATTACTAGTCGGAGGTAAGACCGTGATATATACGGACGATCTTATATTTTCTCCCCTGCAGCTGCTACGTACAATTGACCGCGATGAAGTTACTATTTGGGAATGCGTACCCTCTTATTTGGCGACAGTGTTGGCGCTGGATGCAAAACTGCCTGCATTTAGTTATCTCAGGAAAATTTTGGTAACAGGAGAAGCAGTAAGCCTAGGAATACTGGAGAGATGGTTTAGTGTTTATCCTGGCAAATGTGTAGTGAACGCATATGGGCCTACAGAGGCATCTGATGATATCTGTCATTACGCAATGGAACAGGTACCTGTTTATAACCATGTTCCGATAGGCAGGCCAGTGCAGAATATGAAAATATACGTGGTGGATGATAATGGGCAACTGAGTCCTATAGGTGTGAAGGGAGAGTTGTGTGTATCCGGAGTTGGTGTTGGAAGAGGATATTGGAAAGATCCGGTGAAAACCGATAGAAGTTTTGTTATTAACCCATTTGAAACGGATGAAGGGTACCGTATGTATAAAACGGGTGATTACGCTTACTGGCTACCAGATGGGAATATCGCATTTCTGGGACGTATAGATGAACAGGTTAAGATCCATGGTTATCGTATAGAGTTACAGGAGATTGAAAATGTATTGACACAACAACCGGGAGTAAGGCAGGGTGTTGTTATGGCTAGAGAAGATGAGAATGGCAATAAGCGGTTGGTTGGATATGTAGTACTGGAAGAAGGTGTAGACCGGGAGGATATATCCCGGGCATTGAGCCTTCAGTTGCCTGAATATATGCTGCCGAGGCACTGGGTAGAGTTGAGCGAATTGCCGGTAACTACCAATGGGAAGATCGATAAGAAAGCATTACCAGATGTAAGTATAGCGGCAGCTGTAATTTACAACGCACCCTCTGGCGAATCTGAGGAAAAAATGGTAGAGGTGTGGGCTGAAGTGCTTGGGGTGGGTAAACACCTGATTGGTGTAAATCGGAATTTTTTTGAACTCGGTGGGAATTCCCTGAAAATACTCCAGCTGATAACCATTCTCAATGAAGAATTCGGTTACAAGTTGGTGATCACGGATATATTTAGCAATCCTACTATTACTTCCCTGCTCAACTTCCTGGAGAATAATAATAACGAAACAGAAAGCTATAAAGAAGAAGTAGCAGAAGAACTGTCAGGGATGCAGGATTTATTTAATCAATTAGACTAGGTACAACAGATGAAAAATTATACAGGGCTTGAAATAGCTATCATCGGTATGGCCGGTCGATTCCCCGGTGCCAACGATATCGAGGGCTTTTGGGAGAATTTAAGAAATGGAGTAGAGTCTGTTGAGTTTTTGAGCAGAGAAGAACTGGTGAAAAATGGAGAAAATCCAGAATTGATTGACCATCCTGCTTATGTACCTGCCAGTGCTCATGTAAGAGGTAAAGAGTACTTTGACGCTGATTTCTTTGGATATCTGCCAGCCGAAGCGAGGTTAATGGACCCGCAGATGCGACTGTTCCATGAGATATGCTGGACGGCATTAGAGGATGCTGGATATAATCCCTATGAGTCCGGGAATAAGATTGGATTATTTTCGGGAGGAGCTTCAAATGCCAATTGGGAGGTTGGTGCAATATTAGCCAATAGAGAAGAAATGGTGGATGATTTTTCTGCATTCAATCTTCGCAATATTAACTTTTTAAGCTCCCATATATCTTATCTGTTAGATCTCTCAGGTCCTTCTATCACCTGTAATACTGCTTGTTCGACTTCATTGGTAGCCATACAGCGCGCCTGTATGAGTTTATTGCTCCGGGAATGTAATATGGCATTGGCTGGTGGGGTTTTTATCTCCACGCGGCCTCAGGTGGGTTATATACATCAGGATGGTATGATACATTCCGCAGATGGGCACTGCCGGGCTTTTGATGCAGCTGCCAGCGGTACTATTATTGGAGATGGTGCGGGCGTCGTAGTATTAAAGAAACTGGATGAAGCTATCAAAGATGGAGATCACATTTATGCTATAATTAAAGGGAGTGCTATTAATAACGATGGTAGCAGGAAGATCGGATATACAGCCCCCAGTGTTGATGGACAGTCAAAGGTAATCATGAAAGCTATTCAGATGGCTAAAGTGGACCCCTCGACCATTGGTTATGTTGAAGCGCATGGTACAGGTACCAAACTGGGTGACCCTGTAGAGATCGCTGGTCTGACAAGAGCCTTTAACACAGAAAAGAAACAATTCTGCGCAATCGGCTCTGTAAAATCTAATATCGGTCACCTGGATACGGCTGCCGGGGTAGCGGGTCTGATCAAGGCCGTGTTGTCACTGCAACATGGCCAGCTGGTGCCCAGTCTGCACTACCAGCAACCCAATCCGGAGATCGACTTTGCTAATAGTCCTTTTTATGTAAATACAACATTGCGTCCCTGGGAACGTAATGGTCATCCCCGTCGGGCAGGCGTCAGTTCCTTTGGTATAGGTGGCACAAATGTGCATGTGGTGTTGGAAGAAGCACCTGTCCGGGAGGCAGGTAGTGAGGGCCGTAGCCATCAGCTACTGCTGCTGTCCGGTAAAACGCCAGGGGCGCTGGAGCGTAATGCTGCCCGCGTGTCGGCGTACCTGCAACAGGATACCACCACCTCCTTAAATGATATTGCCTATACGCAACAGGTAGGACGTGAAGCCTTCCAGTATCGTCGGATGCTGGTCTGCCGAAATCGATCCGAAGCGTTGGCATTGTTGGATACCCCTGGCTGGCTGTCGGCAGGGAGTCATTATATTTCGGACAAACGCACAGTAGGTGTTGCCTTTCTGTTCCCTGGCCAGGGATCTCAATATAGCGGGATGTGCCAGGGGCTGTATGAAGAAGAGCCGCATTTCCGTAGTACAGTAGATGAGTGTTTGTCTATTGTCCAACGCCGTTGTGGCAAAGACCTGCGTCCGGTATTATTTGGTGCAGATACCCGTATAGATCAGACAGAATATACCCAACCCTGTCTGTTCATCATAGAATATAGCCTGGCTCGTTTGCTGATGAGCTGGGGCGTTCAGCCCTCTATGATGATCGGTCACAGTATCGGAGAATATGTGGCTGCTTGTGTGAGTGGTGTATTTAGCTTATCAGATGCATTGTACCTGGTAGTAAAACGGGGAGAGTGTATGCAGGCTGCACCTACAGGTAAGATGCTGAGTGTGTCATTGGATCGTGAAGGGTTGCTGGCATTGTGTGGAGTGGATATCTGCCTGGCGGCAGTCAATGGCCCTTCTTCGGGTGTATTGTCCGGCAGAGAGTCTTCGATAGCAGCATTAAAACTACAATTAGAATCATCGGGTCATGTTTGCCGGGAGTTACGTACCTCACATGGCTTCCATTCACACCTGATGGATGAGGTGTTACCCGCTTTCCGTGACTGTTTTTCGGGTATTACCTTCCATACACCCTCCCTGCCATTTATTTCAAATGTGACGGGTAAGGAAGCCTTGGCCGATGAGATCTGCCAGGCTGACTACTGGGTGAACCATTTACGTTCGACCGTAGACTTTTCAGGCGGTTTGTCCACGTTGCTATCCACCAGCAGTACGTCTGTTTTACTGGAAGTAGGTCCAGGCAAGGTGTTGAGTACTTTATGCAGTATGGCCGGACAGGAGGGCATTCCCCTGGTTCGTGGAGCACGTGATACGGGAGCTGATGGTCATTACCTGTTAACCGGTTTGGGTCAGTTATGGGAGCGAGGCGTAAGTATCAACTGGCGGGATTATTATGGTAATGAGCGTCGCTTGAAGGTGTCTTTACCAGGTTATAGTTTTGAGCAGGTGAAATATCCGGTACATGTGGATGCTTATCAGCTATTACAACAACAATCCAATAATAATATTACGGTTGCCGATCGTCGTTTATCCGATTGGTTCTATGTACCCGGATGGCGTCAGTCGGTGATGGGTACAGCTACTACGGCTACCCGCCAGATCCTGTTATTGAGTGATGCAGGTGGTTTTGGTGCCCGCTTATCCGCCCGGCTTCGTTCCCAAGGCCATGAGGTGGTAGAAGTCTACCAGGGAAGCGGTTTTTCCAGTCTTTCCGTAGATGTTTATGAGATAGATGGCGGCGTTGCAGGAGATTTTAGTCAGTTGGCATCGATACTATCTTCCGGTGGTTTTAAACCTACACAGCTACTACATTTATGGTCCATGGACCGTAAAAGTGCTGCCGATTATACCTCCTTGTGTTACAGTGTGTCTAACCTGGCAATCACCTGGCAGCATTGCAGCCAGGAGTTGGTGTTGCTGACGGAGGAAGGAGAGCTGATACGTGGGGATGAGTCAGGCGACGCATATAGCAGTTTAGGTCAGAGCCTGTTGAAAGTCATCGGTCAGGAGTATCCAGGACTTCATACCCAACAAATAGATATCAGTTATTCGGGAGTATCTGCAGAATGGCTGGAAGAATGTGTTTGCCGTGAGTTATCGGCCGTTCGCCGGGGCTCGGTGATCGGTTTGCGTCGGGGTCAACGCTGGCAACAGCATTACGATGCTTTGCGGCTGGATCGGGAAGGTAGTGTTTTCCGTGACGGAGGTGTTTACCTGATTACGGGAGGTTTGGGTCAGCTGGGTTATACGTTGTCTAAATACCTGCTGAGTCGTTATCAGGCTAAGTTGATCCTGGTAGGCCGCAATAATTTATTGGAAGGAGATAAACAGGTTCGTTATGAGGAGTTACGTCATTTAGGAGTGGTTCGTTATGTCGCCTGTGATATCTCCGATGCCGGTCAATTGAAGGCGGCATTGGTATTATCTGAGGAACAATTAGGTACTATCAATGGTGTTATTCATGCCGCAGGAGTGGTGGACGGTCGTTCCATAGGTTTATTACCGGAGTTGAGTACAGATGATTATATGCATCAGTTCCATCCCAAGATCGGTGGTGTTGATGCCTTGTGGCAGGTATTGGCTGATCGTGCACTGGACTTCTGTGTGCTGACCTCCTCGATATCGACGGTATTGGGCGGTTTAGGTTTTGGCGCGTATGCGACCGCCAATCGTTATATGGACCAGTTTGTACAACGGGAGACTGGGTCTGGCCGTTTACAACGCTGGCTAAGTGTCAGCCTGGATGGATTGGATTTCAATATAAAGACAAGCAATCAGGATATTGTAGCTGAGGAACTTTGTGAGGTGCTGGAAGTCGTATTACAACATAAACACTTATCGCATGTATTGATATCAAAAGCCCCACTGGAAGGTCGATTGGAGCGTTGGGTAACAGGAATAATAGATACTAGTGAACAGAAAGCAGTAATTGATAACCATCCTGTTTTTGAGCAAACGGAGTCTGGCGTGAGCGCACAGCTGCAGGCAATGTGGAAAGACTTCTTTGGCCAGGCTGATTTATCTGATACCTCGGACTTTTTCGAAATAGGAGGTGATTCCCTGAAGGCGCTGACGATGTTATCACGTATACACAAGACTTTTGGTGTAGATATGTCCATCCGTGATTTTTATGATCATCCGGTATTGTCGACACAGGGTCTTTTTATCCACAATCGTTTAGGGGACGCTGGTATTGACCAGATAACAGGGCGTAGTGCGGCGATCCCTTCAGCAGGTGGGTCTGGTTTATATGCTTTGTCAGCAGCACAGCGGCGGATGTATTTTTTACACGAATTTGATAAAGCGGCGCTGACCTATAATATGCCGCATGTGATCCGGTTGGAAGGCACGTTGGATGCAGAAAAACTACTTACTTGTTTTGAAAAGTTGATTACCCGTCACGAAGTATTACGGACGACTTTCGAAGTACGGGAAGGGGAGGTAAAACAGCGGGTCCACGAAACGATCGCAGGCTTTGAATGGACGATTTATGAGAGTGATGCAGCAGGAGTATCCTCCCTGGTAGATCAGTTTATTCGTCCATTTGACCTTGGGCGGGCACCATTGTTAAGAGCAGGGTTGATCCGTACGGAAAATGACGCACACATATTGCTGGTGGATATGCATCACGTAGTGACTGATGGGGTATCCACAGATATCCTGGTGAATGACTTAACGCATCTCTATAAGGGGGCGACATTACCGGCGTTACACCTACAATACAAAGACTATGCACAATGGCAACAAGGAGTAGAGGAGCAACAGCGAATAAAGGGACAAAGGGATTTCTGGATGCAACAATACCAGGAATTACCAGAATCCCTGGAGCTACCATTAGATTTTAGCCGTCCTCTGATCAAGAGCGATAGAGGTGCGAAATGGATGGATGAGCTGTCAGAGGAACAAACAAGCCAATTGAAGGATGTTGCGGAAAAAGAAAATGTGTCGATGTTCATGCTTCTATTGTCTATCTATCATGTCTTGCTGAGCAAGCTTAGTAATCAGGAAGATATTGTGATCGGTACACCGACGGCAGGTCGTCTGCATGCAGATCTAGAAGGCGTGATGGGTATGTTTGTCAATACATTGCCATTGCGTAACCAATCAAGCAAGACTAATACATTTCATACATTCTTACAACAAGTAAAGCAAAATGCATTAGCGTGTTTTGATAATCAGGAATACCAGTATGAAGATATTGTAGAGTCATTGGGAGTGGCGCGGGATCTGAGTCGAAATCCGTTATTTGATGTAATGTTCAGTTATGAAAATTTTGATGATGTTGCATTGGAATTAGAAGGGCTGAAGCTATTACCATTCAATAGAGAACACGAAATAGCGAAATTTGAACTTACACTGGTAGCGGGAGAGCGTGATGGCCGGTTAAGCATCAACTTTGAATATAGTACTGTATTGTTCCGCCCCAGAACGATAGAGCGCCTGGCTACTTATTTCAAACGTATAGTATCCGCAGTCGTTGCTGATACGAATGTATTGTTGAAAGATATAGTTATACTGGATGAGGTAGAACGTGACCGGCTGCTGACAGATTATAACGATACTACGATCGCCTATCCTTCTAATGAAACCTTTATAGATCTGTTTAGTGAACAGGTCCACCGTACGCCAAATGCGCTGGCACTGACCTGTGGCGCGGATAAAATGTCATATAAAGAACTGGATATTTTATCAGAGCAGCTGGCCGTATATCTGCAGTGCAGCTTGGGCATAGGTAGTGGGGATCGTGTGGCGGTGATACTGGACCGTGATCTGCTATTGTTGCCAGTGTTAGTAGGTATTCTTAAATCAGGCGCTGCTTATGTGCCGATAGATCCTGCATACCCTGCACAACGTGCGGCCCTGATCCTGGAAGATGCAGGCGTGAAGTTAGTATTGAATGCTGATGGACTTTCGGGAATATTGGATGCAGCTAAGTGCTATAGTGGCGCTTCGCGGCTAAGTTCTCCCAGAGGCACAGACCTGGCATATATGATCTATACGTCTGGATCTACCGGACAGCCTAAGGGAGTAATGATAGCCCATCATTCATTGGCAAACTATCTGAGGTGGGCGCGTAACCATTACATTCACAGTAATACAGAAACGGTATTTTCTTTACATAGTTCTATTTCCTTTGATCTGACGATCACCTCTTTATTTCTGCCATTGATCAGTGGAGGCCGCCTGAAGATCTTCGGAGGAGGTAATAACCCGGGAGTTATTGGAACAGTAATAGCTGATACAGAGGTGAATGTGGTGAAACTGACACCCTCTCACCTGAAGCTGATCCGCGATCTGCCGGTATCTGCACGGCCTATGAAATTTATCATAGGCGGGGAGTTACTGGAACGTACGGTAGCGGAGGATATTTATCAGCAATATGGGGGACAAGCCTCCTTGTATAATGAGTACGGCCCGACTGAGTCTACTGTGGGCTGTATGCTCTACCTGTATAATCCGTTGGAAGGCGGTTATGCAGTTCCTATAGGTAAGCCTATCTGGAATACGCGTCTTTATGTGCTTGATGAGGAATTACGTCCTGTGGCGTTGGGAGTCCGGGGAGAATTATATATAGGGGGTGCAGGTTTGGCAGTGGGTTATGCGAATAATCCCCTGTTGACTTCTCAGCGGTTTATTGATAGTCCCTTCGTAAAGGGGGATCGTTTATACCGTACTGGCGATCAGGTACGGATGTTGTCCTGGGATAAGATGGTATACCTGGGTCGTCTGGATGACCAGGTCAAACTTCGCGGTTACCGGATCGAGTTGGGAGAGATCAGCGGTCTGCTGAATAGCTATGAAGGTATCAGCGACAGTGTCGCCGTAGTGATGGGTACATCTGAAGACCAGTACCTGTGTGGCTACTATGTATCTTCAGCTACAATTGATCATGCTTCGCTGCGGTCCTATCTGCAGGAACAGTTACCTGTTTATATGGTTCCTGATCACCTGCAACGTATTGATCATATTCCGCTGACCCAGAATGGGAAGGTGGACTATAAGGCGTTGCCAGCTATTGAGATTGTGGCCGGCACAGACTATATCGCACCATCAGGAGAGATAGAGGAACAGCTAGTGAGTATCTGGTCCTCCATACTTCGTTTGGATGCGTCTGTAATTAGTGCTGGCCAAAGCTTTTTTGAATTAGGAGGAAACTCTTTACGTGCGATTTTACTGGTTAACCAGATCCGGAAAGAATTGGAAGTAGAAGTGAGTTTACAGCAACTATTCGGTACGCCGACGATCCACGGACTACACAAAGTGATCCATTCTTCCGGACGAGTTTCTTACCGCAGTATACCTGCGGCCAACGGGGACGGTCTATATGTACTTTCTTCTGCGCAGCGGCGGATGTATTTTTTACATGAATTTGATAAGGCTGCGTTGACCTACAACATGCCCCATATAATAAGGTTGAATGGTAAAGTATCGGTGGATCGTATAAAGGCAAGTTTTGAGGGTTTGTTATCCCGTCATGAGATACTCCGTACCAGCTTTGAGTTGGAGGATGGTGTATTGAAGCAGCGGGTGCACGATGCTACTATTGGTTTTGAGTGGAATGTTTATGAAAGTGATGAGGCAGGTGTGCCGGCATTGATTACAGCTTTCATCCGGCCTTTCGATCTAGGCACGGCTCCTTTATTGCGGATAGGTCTTATTGAAGTTGGAGCAGAAGCGTATATTTTACTGGTAGATATGCACCATGTGGTGACCGATGGAGTATCAACCGATATATTGGTGAATGACTTCACCCGTCTTTACCGTGGAGAAAGTTTACCGGCTTTACGCATCCAGTACAAGGATTATGCTGTATGGCAGCAGAGCGAATCAGAACAGCAACGAATATCATCGCAGCGTGATTTTTGGCTGGCTCAATATAGTGATCTGCCAGATCCCCTTGAATTACCACTTGACTTTAACCGTCCATTGATAAAGAATACGGATGGAGCTGTTTTTAAAGATAAATTATCAAAAGAAGTAACAATAGCATTAAAAGAACTAGCAGCAGAAGAAGGACTGTCCATGTTTATGCTATTATTGTCTGTATATCATATTTTATTAAATAAGTTAAGCAACCAGGAAGATATTGTTATAGGGACGCCTACTGCCGGTCGCCTGCACGCTGATTTGAAGGAAGTGATGGGGATGTTTGTGAATACATTACCGTTGCGGAATCGATCCGAACATACCAGCTCTTTCCGTTCCTTTTTGCAGCAGGTTAAAAAGAATACCCTCTCTAGTTTTGATAACCAGGAATACCAGTATGAGGATATATTGGAATCCCTGGGAGTAAACCGTGATACCAGCCGTAATCCTTTGTTTGATGTGATGCTCAGCTATGAGGATTTTGAAACAAATACATTGACTTTGGATGGTGTGGATCTAAATTACTATGATGATAAACGACCCATATCAAAGTTTGATCTGACCTTATTTTCCGGAGAGCATGAAGAACAGATTATTATAGATTTTGAATATAATACGACCCTGTTCCGTTCGGAAACAATAGATCGCCTGGCTACTTATTTCAAACGTATAGTATCCGCAGTCGTTGCTGATACGAATGTATTGTTGAAAGATATAGTTATACTGGATGAGGTAGAACGTGACCGGCTGCTGACAGATTATAACGATACTACGATCGCCTATCCTGCTAATGAAACCTTTATAGATCTGTTTAGTGAACAGGTCCACCGTACGCCAGATGCGCTGGCACTGACCTGTGGCGCGGATAAAATGTCATATAAAGAACTGGATATTTTATCAGAGCAGCTGGCCATATATCTGCAGTGCAGCTTGGGCATAGGTAGTGGGGATCGTGTGGCGGTGATACTGGACCGTGATCTGTTATTGTTGCCAGTGTTAGTAGGTATTCTTAAATCAGGCGCTGCTTATGTGCCGATAGATCCTGCATACCCTGCACAACGTGCGGCCCTGATCCTGGAAGATGCAGGCGTGAAGTTAGTATTGAATGCTGATGGACTTTCGGGAATATTGGATGCAGCTAAGTGCTATAGTGGCGCTTCGCGGCTAAGTTCTCCCAGAGGCACAGACCTGGCTTACGTGATCTATACGTCTGGATCTACCGGACAGCCTAAGGGAGTAATGATAGCCCATCATTCATTGGCAAACTATCTGAGGTGGGCGCGTAACCATTACATTCATAGTAATACAGAAACGGTATTTTCTTTACATAGCTCTATTTCCTTTGATCTGACGATCACCTCTTTATTTCTGCCATTGATCAGTGGAGGCCGCCTGAAGATCTTCGGAGGAGGTAATAACCCGGGAGTTATTGGAACAGTAATAGCTGATACAGAGGTGAATGTGGTGAAACTGACACCCTCTCACCTGAAGCTGATCCGCGATCTGCCGGTATCTGCACGGCCCATGAAATTTATCATAGGCGGGGAGTTACTGGAACGTACGGTAGCGGAGGATATTTATCAGCAATATGGGGGACAAGCCTCCTTGTATAATGAGTACGGCCCGACTGAGTCTACTGTGGGCTGTATGCTCTACCTGTATAATCCGTTGGAAGGCGGTTATGCAGTTCCTATAGGTAAGCCTATCTGGAATACGCGTCTTTATGTGCTTGATGAGGAATTACGTCCTGTGGCGTTGGGAGTCCGGGGAGAATTATATATAGGGGGTGCAGGTTTGGCAGTGGGTTATGCGAATAATCCCCTGTTGACTTCTCAGCGGTTTATTGATAGTCCCTTCGTGAAGGGAGATCGTTTATACCGTACTGGCGATCAGGTACGGATGTTGTCCTGGGATAAGATGGTATACCTGGGTCGTCTGGATGACCAGGTCAAACTTCGCGGT
Protein-coding regions in this window:
- a CDS encoding non-ribosomal peptide synthetase/type I polyketide synthase encodes the protein MKNYTGLEIAIIGMAGRFPGANDIEGFWENLRNGVESVEFLSREELVKNGENPELIDHPAYVPASAHVRGKEYFDADFFGYLPAEARLMDPQMRLFHEICWTALEDAGYNPYESGNKIGLFSGGASNANWEVGAILANREEMVDDFSAFNLRNINFLSSHISYLLDLSGPSITCNTACSTSLVAIQRACMSLLLRECNMALAGGVFISTRPQVGYIHQDGMIHSADGHCRAFDAAASGTIIGDGAGVVVLKKLDEAIKDGDHIYAIIKGSAINNDGSRKIGYTAPSVDGQSKVIMKAIQMAKVDPSTIGYVEAHGTGTKLGDPVEIAGLTRAFNTEKKQFCAIGSVKSNIGHLDTAAGVAGLIKAVLSLQHGQLVPSLHYQQPNPEIDFANSPFYVNTTLRPWERNGHPRRAGVSSFGIGGTNVHVVLEEAPVREAGSEGRSHQLLLLSGKTPGALERNAARVSAYLQQDTTTSLNDIAYTQQVGREAFQYRRMLVCRNRSEALALLDTPGWLSAGSHYISDKRTVGVAFLFPGQGSQYSGMCQGLYEEEPHFRSTVDECLSIVQRRCGKDLRPVLFGADTRIDQTEYTQPCLFIIEYSLARLLMSWGVQPSMMIGHSIGEYVAACVSGVFSLSDALYLVVKRGECMQAAPTGKMLSVSLDREGLLALCGVDICLAAVNGPSSGVLSGRESSIAALKLQLESSGHVCRELRTSHGFHSHLMDEVLPAFRDCFSGITFHTPSLPFISNVTGKEALADEICQADYWVNHLRSTVDFSGGLSTLLSTSSTSVLLEVGPGKVLSTLCSMAGQEGIPLVRGARDTGADGHYLLTGLGQLWERGVSINWRDYYGNERRLKVSLPGYSFEQVKYPVHVDAYQLLQQQSNNNITVADRRLSDWFYVPGWRQSVMGTATTATRQILLLSDAGGFGARLSARLRSQGHEVVEVYQGSGFSSLSVDVYEIDGGVAGDFSQLASILSSGGFKPTQLLHLWSMDRKSAADYTSLCYSVSNLAITWQHCSQELVLLTEEGELIRGDESGDAYSSLGQSLLKVIGQEYPGLHTQQIDISYSGVSAEWLEECVCRELSAVRRGSVIGLRRGQRWQQHYDALRLDREGSVFRDGGVYLITGGLGQLGYTLSKYLLSRYQAKLILVGRNNLLEGDKQVRYEELRHLGVVRYVACDISDAGQLKAALVLSEEQLGTINGVIHAAGVVDGRSIGLLPELSTDDYMHQFHPKIGGVDALWQVLADRALDFCVLTSSISTVLGGLGFGAYATANRYMDQFVQRETGSGRLQRWLSVSLDGLDFNIKTSNQDIVAEELCEVLEVVLQHKHLSHVLISKAPLEGRLERWVTGIIDTSEQKAVIDNHPVFEQTESGVSAQLQAMWKDFFGQADLSDTSDFFEIGGDSLKALTMLSRIHKTFGVDMSIRDFYDHPVLSTQGLFIHNRLGDAGIDQITGRSAAIPSAGGSGLYALSAAQRRMYFLHEFDKAALTYNMPHVIRLEGTLDAEKLLTCFEKLITRHEVLRTTFEVREGEVKQRVHETIAGFEWTIYESDAAGVSSLVDQFIRPFDLGRAPLLRAGLIRTENDAHILLVDMHHVVTDGVSTDILVNDLTHLYKGATLPALHLQYKDYAQWQQGVEEQQRIKGQRDFWMQQYQELPESLELPLDFSRPLIKSDRGAKWMDELSEEQTSQLKDVAEKENVSMFMLLLSIYHVLLSKLSNQEDIVIGTPTAGRLHADLEGVMGMFVNTLPLRNQSSKTNTFHTFLQQVKQNALACFDNQEYQYEDIVESLGVARDLSRNPLFDVMFSYENFDDVALELEGLKLLPFNREHEIAKFELTLVAGERDGRLSINFEYSTVLFRPRTIERLATYFKRIVSAVVADTNVLLKDIVILDEVERDRLLTDYNDTTIAYPSNETFIDLFSEQVHRTPNALALTCGADKMSYKELDILSEQLAVYLQCSLGIGSGDRVAVILDRDLLLLPVLVGILKSGAAYVPIDPAYPAQRAALILEDAGVKLVLNADGLSGILDAAKCYSGASRLSSPRGTDLAYMIYTSGSTGQPKGVMIAHHSLANYLRWARNHYIHSNTETVFSLHSSISFDLTITSLFLPLISGGRLKIFGGGNNPGVIGTVIADTEVNVVKLTPSHLKLIRDLPVSARPMKFIIGGELLERTVAEDIYQQYGGQASLYNEYGPTESTVGCMLYLYNPLEGGYAVPIGKPIWNTRLYVLDEELRPVALGVRGELYIGGAGLAVGYANNPLLTSQRFIDSPFVKGDRLYRTGDQVRMLSWDKMVYLGRLDDQVKLRGYRIELGEISGLLNSYEGISDSVAVVMGTSEDQYLCGYYVSSATIDHASLRSYLQEQLPVYMVPDHLQRIDHIPLTQNGKVDYKALPAIEIVAGTDYIAPSGEIEEQLVSIWSSILRLDASVISAGQSFFELGGNSLRAILLVNQIRKELEVEVSLQQLFGTPTIHGLHKVIHSSGRVSYRSIPAANGDGLYVLSSAQRRMYFLHEFDKAALTYNMPHIIRLNGKVSVDRIKASFEGLLSRHEILRTSFELEDGVLKQRVHDATIGFEWNVYESDEAGVPALITAFIRPFDLGTAPLLRIGLIEVGAEAYILLVDMHHVVTDGVSTDILVNDFTRLYRGESLPALRIQYKDYAVWQQSESEQQRISSQRDFWLAQYSDLPDPLELPLDFNRPLIKNTDGAVFKDKLSKEVTIALKELAAEEGLSMFMLLLSVYHILLNKLSNQEDIVIGTPTAGRLHADLKEVMGMFVNTLPLRNRSEHTSSFRSFLQQVKKNTLSSFDNQEYQYEDILESLGVNRDTSRNPLFDVMLSYEDFETNTLTLDGVDLNYYDDKRPISKFDLTLFSGEHEEQIIIDFEYNTTLFRSETIDRLATYFKRIVSAVVADTNVLLKDIVILDEVERDRLLTDYNDTTIAYPANETFIDLFSEQVHRTPDALALTCGADKMSYKELDILSEQLAIYLQCSLGIGSGDRVAVILDRDLLLLPVLVGILKSGAAYVPIDPAYPAQRAALILEDAGVKLVLNADGLSGILDAAKCYSGASRLSSPRGTDLAYVIYTSGSTGQPKGVMIAHHSLANYLRWARNHYIHSNTETVFSLHSSISFDLTITSLFLPLISGGRLKIFGGGNNPGVIGTVIADTEVNVVKLTPSHLKLIRDLPVSARPMKFIIGGELLERTVAEDIYQQYGGQASLYNEYGPTESTVGCMLYLYNPLEGGYAVPIGKPIWNTRLYVLDEELRPVALGVRGELYIGGAGLAVGYANNPLLTSQRFIDSPFVKGDRLYRTGDQVRMLSWDKMVYLGRLDDQVKLRGYRIELGEISGLLNSYEGISDSVAVVMGTSEDQYLCGYYVSSATIDHASLRSYLQEQLPVYMVPDHLQRIDHIPLTQNGKVDYKALPAIEIVAGTDYIAPSGEIEEQLVSIWSSILRLDASVISAGQSFFELGGNSLRAILLVNQIRKELEVEVSLQQLFGTPTIHGLHKVIHSSGRVSYRSIPAANGDGLYVLSSAQRRMYFLHEFDKAALTYNMPHIIRLNGKISVDRIKASFEGLLSRHEILRTSFELEDGVLKQRVHDATIGFEWNVYESDEAGVPALITAFIRPFDLGTAPLLRIGLIEVGAEAYILLVDMHHVVTDGVSTDILVNDFTRLYRGESLPALRIQYKDYAVWQQSESEQQRISSQRDFWLAQYSDLPDPLELPLDFNRPLIKNTDGAKITDELSVGITNELHALATAEGVSMFMLLLSVYHILLNKLSNQEDIVIGTPAVGRLHADLDDVMGMFVNTLPIRNQSVNESTFQSFLQQVKTNTVSCFDNQEYQYEDIVESLGVSRDTSRNPLFDVMFSYENFDDLNLELPGVTLNNYFSEHKISKFDLTLVAAESDGRLNIAFEYSTALFQKEKIAQVITYFKRILAAIVADKEILLKNIDILDESEKAQLIHAYNDTVVSYPADSNTVSLFEIQADLTPDKTALLFGTEELSYRLLDQRSNQLAHYLSAKGVVAGQLVPIFMHRSIEMVIAILAILKLRAAYVPIDIKAPQDRIAYILSDTEAKVLITQSSLQLLLEDINVTSLVYVDKEIDQWSTCIADRFEMKPVAGDLVYMIYTSGSTGLPKGVLIEDGGMLNHLYAKINDLKLNGHSIIAQTAPYTFDISVWQILCALLVGGKTVIYTDELILSPATLLQQMETDGVTIWECVPSYLTSVLSPDIQLPALKELTTVMVTGEAVSKNLIEKWFNTYPDKQVVNAYGPTEASDDICHYIMHETPAHNTIAVGKPVQNTRIYIVDSAGNLCPPGVKGELCISGIGVGRGYWKDAVKTAKSFVDNPFEPAYGFRMYRTGDHARWLPDGNIEYLGRIDEQVKLRGLRIELGEITAQMNAYEGIRESAVVMKERNGNKYIVGYYIADQPIIVEDLKYFLGSKLPDYMIPSYFIPIAAFPLTVNGKLNKKALPDPEITEENYVPPSGDIEEKLVDIWATILHLDRQVISVSKNFFDLGGNSIGIISLHYKVNSVFGTSISVADMFGLTTITAIRDFLLKGAGQTTEETRSAVKQAITSAAKNLKSLSSLRKVN